The following are encoded together in the Roseivirga misakiensis genome:
- a CDS encoding KpsF/GutQ family sugar-phosphate isomerase, translating into MKLQKNIQTIAKNTLLLEAEAVKAVANYIDEGFEEIVLQILNMKGRLIITGIGKSAIVANKIVATLNSTGTPSIFMHAADAIHGDLGMIQSDDFVLCISKSGNTEEIKVLLPLIKRLGAKVIGMVSNEDCYVAKHADFTIKAIVSAEADPNNLAPTTSTTVQMAVGDALAICLLESRGFTSQDFAKYHPGGALGKQLYLKVDDIYPKNELPIIHEMELVKASILIISKKRLGAAAIVNEQQELVGIFTDGDLRRMLEKHDDFSSLTIGEVMTSNPKTIEKGEYAIRALNEMREFDINQLIVVEGKRVVGFLHISDLINEGIV; encoded by the coding sequence TTGAAGTTACAGAAAAATATCCAAACAATAGCCAAAAACACGCTTCTGCTAGAAGCGGAAGCAGTCAAAGCCGTTGCCAACTATATTGACGAAGGTTTTGAAGAAATTGTGCTTCAGATCTTAAACATGAAAGGTCGGCTGATTATCACTGGAATTGGTAAGAGTGCCATTGTGGCGAATAAAATTGTTGCCACATTGAATTCAACCGGAACACCTTCAATATTCATGCATGCCGCAGATGCAATTCACGGTGATTTAGGAATGATACAATCGGATGATTTCGTTTTATGCATTTCTAAAAGCGGCAATACAGAAGAAATAAAAGTTTTATTACCCCTCATTAAACGATTGGGTGCGAAAGTGATCGGAATGGTAAGCAATGAGGATTGCTATGTGGCCAAACATGCTGATTTTACAATTAAAGCGATAGTGAGCGCCGAAGCTGACCCCAATAATTTAGCTCCAACAACGAGCACTACGGTGCAAATGGCGGTAGGAGATGCCTTAGCAATTTGTTTGTTGGAATCTAGAGGTTTCACCTCTCAGGACTTTGCCAAATATCATCCTGGCGGAGCGCTTGGTAAACAACTCTACTTAAAGGTTGATGACATCTACCCTAAAAATGAATTACCAATTATTCATGAAATGGAGCTGGTCAAGGCTAGTATTTTAATCATTTCGAAAAAGAGATTAGGGGCAGCAGCGATAGTTAATGAACAACAAGAACTCGTTGGGATTTTCACGGACGGTGACTTAAGACGAATGCTTGAAAAGCATGATGATTTTTCTAGCCTAACCATTGGAGAGGTAATGACGTCTAACCCTAAGACAATAGAAAAAGGGGAATACGCAATTCGTGCTTTAAATGAAATGCGTGAATTCGATATCAATCAATTAATAGTAGTAGAAGGAAAGAGAGTAGTTGGTTTTCTCCACATTAGTGATCTTATAAACGAAGGAATAGTCTGA